A genome region from Taeniopygia guttata chromosome 5, bTaeGut7.mat, whole genome shotgun sequence includes the following:
- the NEMF gene encoding ribosome quality control complex subunit NEMF isoform X1, producing the protein MKSRFSTVDIRAVLAELRQSLLGMRVNNVYDVDNKTYLIRLQKPECKATLLLESGIRIHLTEFEWPKNMMPSSFAMKCRKHLRTRRLVSVRQLGVDRVVDLQFGSEQAAYHLILELYDRGNVVLTDHEYLILNILRFRTDEADDLRFAVRERYPVESAKAAVPLPTLDRLTEIVSNAPKGEQLKRVLNPLLPYGSSLIEHCLIEAGFSGAVKIDQHLEKKENLEKVLSALEKAEEYMALTDNFSGKGYVIQKREKKPSLEPDKPAEDIYTYEEFHPFLFSQHSKCPYLEFDSFNKATDEFYSKLEGQKIDLKALQQEKQALKKLENVRRDHEHRLEALQQAQEADKLKGELIEMNLAVVDRAIQVVRSALANQIDWTEIGAIVKEAQAQGDPVATAIKELKLQTNHITMLLRNPYVLSEEEEEEDDADVEKEETEEPKGKKKKNKTKQLKKPQKNKPSLVDVDLNLSAYANAKKYYDHKRHAAKKTQKTVEAAEKAFKSAEKKTKQTLREVQTVTTIQKARKVYWFEKFLWFISSENYLVIAGRDQQQNELIVKRYLKPGDIYVHADLHGATSCVIKNPSGEPIPPRTLTEAGTMALCYSAAWDARVVTSAWWVSHSQVSKTAPTGEYLTTGSFMIRGKKNFLPPSYLMMGFSFLFKVDESCVWRHREERKVKVQDEDLDTVSSSASELVAEEVELLDGGDSSSEEEKAEAEEAPEAEEATAESSHGEGIAEQGGGNTPAPEAESEEDDGDSEEEHTEPQREVKEEEVNYPDTTIDLSHLQPQRSLQKIIPKEEEPNLGDSRAQGRRHLSAKERREMKKKKQQNNSENLELSEEKQKETETETQPLAAPNCHKAAPAPQPIKRGQKSKMKKMKEKYRDQDEEDRELIMKLLGSAGSNREDKGKKGKKGKTKEEAAKKQQQKTKPLRHAAGGGKETLPAGIVLHEAQEPGLDELQEDKEEQDQEQPGLEESEALLDSLTGQPHPEDILLFAVPICAPYTAMANYKYKVKLTPGTQKKGKAAKIALHNFMQSKEASAREKDLFRSVKDTDLSRNIPGKVKVSAPHLQNMKRK; encoded by the exons TGCCGGAAGCACTTGAGGACGCGGCGCTTGGTGAGCGTGCGGCAGCTGGGCGTGGACCGCGTCGTGGACCTGCAGTTCGGCAGCGAGCAGGCCGCCTACCACCTGATCCTGGAGCTCTACGACAGG GGCAACGTCGTCCTCACCGACCACGAGTACCTGATCCTGAACATCCTGAGGTTCCGCACCGACGAGGCCGACGACCTCCGCTTCGCCGTCCGGGAGCGGTACCCGGTGGAGAGCGCCAAagctgctgtgcccctgcccaccctggacAG GTTAACTGAAATAGTCTCAAATGCACCCAAAGGGGAGCAGCTGAAGAGGGTCCTTAACCCACTCCTTC CTTATGGGTCCTCTCTCATCGAGCACTGCCTTATAGAAGCTGGGTTTTCTGGAGCTGTCAAAATAGATCAACATCTGGAAAAGAAAG aaaacCTTGAAAAGGTTCTTTCAGCTCtagagaaagcagaagaataCATGGCCCTCACTGACAACTTCAGTGGAAAG GGTTATGTTATccagaaaagggagaaaaagccaAGTCTGGAACCAGATAAACCAGCAGAAGATATCTACAC ATATGAGGAATTTCATCCTTTCTTGTTTTCTCAACATTCAAAATGTCCCTACTTGGAATTTGACTCATTCAATAAG GCAACAGATGAGTTCTACTCCAAGCTGGAGGGGCAGAAGATTGATCTGAAGGCCTTGCAGCAG gaaaaacaagccTTGAAGAAACTTGAAAATGTCCGTAGGGACCATGAGCACAGACTGGAAGCTCTCCAGCAGGCTCAG GAAGCTGACAAGCTGAAGGGAGAGCTGATAGAGATGAACCTGGCGGTGGTGGACAGGGCCATCCAGGTGGTGCGCAGCGCCCTGGCCAACCAGATCGACTGGACCGAGATCGGCGCCATCGTCAAGGAGGCCCAGGCCCAGGGGGACCCCGTGGCCACGGCAATCAAAGAGTTAAAGCTGCAGACAAACCACATAACCATGCTGCTGAG GAACCCCTATGTGTtatctgaagaggaagaggaggaggacgaTGCTGACGTAGAGaaggaagaaacagaagaaccaaagggaaaaaagaaaaagaataaaaccaaacagTTGAAGAAAcctcagaaaaacaaaccctcaTTGGTTGATGTTGATCTCAATTTGTCTGCCTATGCCAATGCCAAAAA GTACTATGATCACAAAAGACATGCAGCTAAGAAAACTCAGAAGACAGTGGAAGCTgcagaaaag GCTTTTAAATCAGCTGAGAAGAAGACAAAGCAAACCCTGAGGGAAGTTCAGACTGTCACCACCATCCAGAAGGCCAGAAAGGTCTATTG GTTTGAGAAGTTCCTGTGGTTCATCAGCTCTGAGAATTACCTGGTGATTGCTGGCAGGGATCAGCAGCAGAACGAGCTGATCGTGAAGCGCTACCTCAAACCAG GGGACATCTACGTGCACGCCGATCTGCACGGAGCCACCAGCTGCGTGATCAAGAACCCCTCAG GTGAGCCCATCCCGCCGCGGACGCTGACGGAGGCGGGGACCATGGCCCTGTGCTACAGCGCTGCCTGGGACGCCCGCGTGGTCACCAGCGCCTGGTGGGTGTCCCACAGCCAG GTTTCTAAAACTGCCCCCACGGGAGAGTATCTCACTACTGGTAGCTTCATGATCCGAG ggaaaaagaaTTTCCTTCCACCTTCCTATCTGATGATGGGCTTCAGCTTCTTGTTTAAG GTGGATGAGAGCTGTGTCTGGAGGCACCGGGAGGAGAGGAAGGTCAAAGTCCAGGATGAGGATCTGGACACGGTTTCCAGCAGTGCCAGTGAGCTGGTGGCTGAGGAGGTGGAGCTTTTAG ATGgaggagacagcagcagtgaggaggAAAAAGCCGAG GCTGAGGAAGCTCCAGAGGCTGAGGAAGCcacagctgagagcagccaTGGTGAAGGCattgctgagcagggaggagggaaCACTCCTGCTCCAGAGGCTGAATCCGAGGAGGACGATGGAGACTCTGAGGAGGAACACACAGAGCCCCAGAGGGAAGTGAAGGAGGAAGAGGTGAATTATCCAGACACCACAATTGACCTGTCACACCTTCAGCCCCAGAg GTCCCTGCAGAAAATCATCCCCAAAGAGGAAGAGCCCAACTTG GGTGACAGCAGGGCCCAGGGCCGGAGGCATCTCTCTGCCAAGGAGAGGAG agaaatgaagaaaaagaagcagcagaacaACTCAGAGAACTTGGAGCTGTctgaagagaagcagaaggagacagagacagagacacaGCCCCTGGCTGCTCCCAACTGCCAcaaggcagctccagcccctcagcccaTCAAGCGGGGCCAGAag AGTAAAatgaagaagatgaaggagAAGTACAGGGACCAGGACGAGGAGGACCGGGAGCTCATCATGAAGCTGCTGGGG TCTGCAGGCTCCAACAGGGaggacaaagggaaaaaagggaagaaggggaagacAAAAGAAGAGGCAGCAAAGAAGCAACAGCAGAAAACCAAACCCCTGCGTCACGCAGCAGGAGGGGGCAAGGAGACCCTCCCAGCAGGAATTGTGCTGCACGAGGCACAGGAGCCAGGCCTGGATGAGCTGCAGGAGGACAAG gaggagcaggaccaggagcagccaggactGGAG GAGAGCGAGGCCCTGCTGGACTCCCTGACCGGGCAGCCCCACCCTGAGGACATCCTGCTCTTTGCTGTGCCCATCTGTGCTCCCTACACAGCCATGGCCAACTACAA GTACAAAGTCAAGCTCACTCCGGGCACCCAGAAGAAGGGCAAAG CTGCCAAGATTGCCTTGCACAATTTCATGCAGTCCAAAGAAGCCAGTGCACGAGAGAAGGACCTGTTCCGCAGCGTGAAG GACACAGATTTGTCAAGAAATATTCCTGGGAAGGTGAAAGTGTCTGCACCTCACCTCCAGAACATGAAGAGGAAGTGA
- the NEMF gene encoding ribosome quality control complex subunit NEMF isoform X2, with the protein MKSRFSTVDIRAVLAELRQSLLGMRVNNVYDVDNKTYLIRLQKPECKATLLLESGIRIHLTEFEWPKNMMPSSFAMKCRKHLRTRRLVSVRQLGVDRVVDLQFGSEQAAYHLILELYDRGNVVLTDHEYLILNILRFRTDEADDLRFAVRERYPVESAKAAVPLPTLDRLTEIVSNAPKGEQLKRVLNPLLPYGSSLIEHCLIEAGFSGAVKIDQHLEKKENLEKVLSALEKAEEYMALTDNFSGKGYVIQKREKKPSLEPDKPAEDIYTYEEFHPFLFSQHSKCPYLEFDSFNKATDEFYSKLEGQKIDLKALQQEKQALKKLENVRRDHEHRLEALQQAQEADKLKGELIEMNLAVVDRAIQVVRSALANQIDWTEIGAIVKEAQAQGDPVATAIKELKLQTNHITMLLRNPYVLSEEEEEEDDADVEKEETEEPKGKKKKNKTKQLKKPQKNKPSLVDVDLNLSAYANAKKYYDHKRHAAKKTQKTVEAAEKAFKSAEKKTKQTLREVQTVTTIQKARKVYWFEKFLWFISSENYLVIAGRDQQQNELIVKRYLKPGDIYVHADLHGATSCVIKNPSGEPIPPRTLTEAGTMALCYSAAWDARVVTSAWWVSHSQVSKTAPTGEYLTTGSFMIRGKKNFLPPSYLMMGFSFLFKVDESCVWRHREERKVKVQDEDLDTVSSSASELVAEEVELLDGGDSSSEEEKAEAEEAPEAEEAPEAEEAPEAEEATAESSHGEGIAEQGGGNTPAPEAESEEDDGDSEEEHTEPQREVKEEEVNYPDTTIDLSHLQPQRSLQKIIPKEEEPNLGDSRAQGRRHLSAKERREMKKKKQQNNSENLELSEEKQKETETETQPLAAPNCHKAAPAPQPIKRGQKSKMKKMKEKYRDQDEEDRELIMKLLGSAGSNREDKGKKGKKGKTKEEAAKKQQQKTKPLRHAAGGGKETLPAGIVLHEAQEPGLDELQEDKEEQDQEQPGLEESEALLDSLTGQPHPEDILLFAVPICAPYTAMANYKYKVKLTPGTQKKGKAAKIALHNFMQSKEASAREKDLFRSVKDTDLSRNIPGKVKVSAPHLQNMKRK; encoded by the exons TGCCGGAAGCACTTGAGGACGCGGCGCTTGGTGAGCGTGCGGCAGCTGGGCGTGGACCGCGTCGTGGACCTGCAGTTCGGCAGCGAGCAGGCCGCCTACCACCTGATCCTGGAGCTCTACGACAGG GGCAACGTCGTCCTCACCGACCACGAGTACCTGATCCTGAACATCCTGAGGTTCCGCACCGACGAGGCCGACGACCTCCGCTTCGCCGTCCGGGAGCGGTACCCGGTGGAGAGCGCCAAagctgctgtgcccctgcccaccctggacAG GTTAACTGAAATAGTCTCAAATGCACCCAAAGGGGAGCAGCTGAAGAGGGTCCTTAACCCACTCCTTC CTTATGGGTCCTCTCTCATCGAGCACTGCCTTATAGAAGCTGGGTTTTCTGGAGCTGTCAAAATAGATCAACATCTGGAAAAGAAAG aaaacCTTGAAAAGGTTCTTTCAGCTCtagagaaagcagaagaataCATGGCCCTCACTGACAACTTCAGTGGAAAG GGTTATGTTATccagaaaagggagaaaaagccaAGTCTGGAACCAGATAAACCAGCAGAAGATATCTACAC ATATGAGGAATTTCATCCTTTCTTGTTTTCTCAACATTCAAAATGTCCCTACTTGGAATTTGACTCATTCAATAAG GCAACAGATGAGTTCTACTCCAAGCTGGAGGGGCAGAAGATTGATCTGAAGGCCTTGCAGCAG gaaaaacaagccTTGAAGAAACTTGAAAATGTCCGTAGGGACCATGAGCACAGACTGGAAGCTCTCCAGCAGGCTCAG GAAGCTGACAAGCTGAAGGGAGAGCTGATAGAGATGAACCTGGCGGTGGTGGACAGGGCCATCCAGGTGGTGCGCAGCGCCCTGGCCAACCAGATCGACTGGACCGAGATCGGCGCCATCGTCAAGGAGGCCCAGGCCCAGGGGGACCCCGTGGCCACGGCAATCAAAGAGTTAAAGCTGCAGACAAACCACATAACCATGCTGCTGAG GAACCCCTATGTGTtatctgaagaggaagaggaggaggacgaTGCTGACGTAGAGaaggaagaaacagaagaaccaaagggaaaaaagaaaaagaataaaaccaaacagTTGAAGAAAcctcagaaaaacaaaccctcaTTGGTTGATGTTGATCTCAATTTGTCTGCCTATGCCAATGCCAAAAA GTACTATGATCACAAAAGACATGCAGCTAAGAAAACTCAGAAGACAGTGGAAGCTgcagaaaag GCTTTTAAATCAGCTGAGAAGAAGACAAAGCAAACCCTGAGGGAAGTTCAGACTGTCACCACCATCCAGAAGGCCAGAAAGGTCTATTG GTTTGAGAAGTTCCTGTGGTTCATCAGCTCTGAGAATTACCTGGTGATTGCTGGCAGGGATCAGCAGCAGAACGAGCTGATCGTGAAGCGCTACCTCAAACCAG GGGACATCTACGTGCACGCCGATCTGCACGGAGCCACCAGCTGCGTGATCAAGAACCCCTCAG GTGAGCCCATCCCGCCGCGGACGCTGACGGAGGCGGGGACCATGGCCCTGTGCTACAGCGCTGCCTGGGACGCCCGCGTGGTCACCAGCGCCTGGTGGGTGTCCCACAGCCAG GTTTCTAAAACTGCCCCCACGGGAGAGTATCTCACTACTGGTAGCTTCATGATCCGAG ggaaaaagaaTTTCCTTCCACCTTCCTATCTGATGATGGGCTTCAGCTTCTTGTTTAAG GTGGATGAGAGCTGTGTCTGGAGGCACCGGGAGGAGAGGAAGGTCAAAGTCCAGGATGAGGATCTGGACACGGTTTCCAGCAGTGCCAGTGAGCTGGTGGCTGAGGAGGTGGAGCTTTTAG ATGgaggagacagcagcagtgaggaggAAAAAGCCGAGGCTGAGGAAGCTCCAGAGGCTGAGGAAGCTCCAGAGGCTGAGGAAGCTCCAGAGGCTGAGGAAGCcacagctgagagcagccaTGGTGAAGGCattgctgagcagggaggagggaaCACTCCTGCTCCAGAGGCTGAATCCGAGGAGGACGATGGAGACTCTGAGGAGGAACACACAGAGCCCCAGAGGGAAGTGAAGGAGGAAGAGGTGAATTATCCAGACACCACAATTGACCTGTCACACCTTCAGCCCCAGAg GTCCCTGCAGAAAATCATCCCCAAAGAGGAAGAGCCCAACTTG GGTGACAGCAGGGCCCAGGGCCGGAGGCATCTCTCTGCCAAGGAGAGGAG agaaatgaagaaaaagaagcagcagaacaACTCAGAGAACTTGGAGCTGTctgaagagaagcagaaggagacagagacagagacacaGCCCCTGGCTGCTCCCAACTGCCAcaaggcagctccagcccctcagcccaTCAAGCGGGGCCAGAag AGTAAAatgaagaagatgaaggagAAGTACAGGGACCAGGACGAGGAGGACCGGGAGCTCATCATGAAGCTGCTGGGG TCTGCAGGCTCCAACAGGGaggacaaagggaaaaaagggaagaaggggaagacAAAAGAAGAGGCAGCAAAGAAGCAACAGCAGAAAACCAAACCCCTGCGTCACGCAGCAGGAGGGGGCAAGGAGACCCTCCCAGCAGGAATTGTGCTGCACGAGGCACAGGAGCCAGGCCTGGATGAGCTGCAGGAGGACAAG gaggagcaggaccaggagcagccaggactGGAG GAGAGCGAGGCCCTGCTGGACTCCCTGACCGGGCAGCCCCACCCTGAGGACATCCTGCTCTTTGCTGTGCCCATCTGTGCTCCCTACACAGCCATGGCCAACTACAA GTACAAAGTCAAGCTCACTCCGGGCACCCAGAAGAAGGGCAAAG CTGCCAAGATTGCCTTGCACAATTTCATGCAGTCCAAAGAAGCCAGTGCACGAGAGAAGGACCTGTTCCGCAGCGTGAAG GACACAGATTTGTCAAGAAATATTCCTGGGAAGGTGAAAGTGTCTGCACCTCACCTCCAGAACATGAAGAGGAAGTGA